The following are encoded in a window of Clarias gariepinus isolate MV-2021 ecotype Netherlands chromosome 8, CGAR_prim_01v2, whole genome shotgun sequence genomic DNA:
- the b3galnt2 gene encoding UDP-GalNAc:beta-1,3-N-acetylgalactosaminyltransferase 2 — translation MRSLALFILPCVIAVLVHEWWRLTDQTEFFWDVWASDNRRPVYEVVVGVVSARNHHDLREAIRGTWMGYLKENPDFRNRVLVKFIVGKHGCALPEEDREDPYSCTQLNLTEPVAMQDVTILNKPDDLMPSDVSAICLDFKVLHPVVITHLGVFPSGPQKDFTGNVTIKLFPVDQKEPVVTARLTTLSPGVYMDGIWYKGVEQFILPKGFEGNLLWESQDPAGLMTLNVSKVQLNTGGGVIKLGLIEEGTLPHRNAHGFPGLAGGFIFSIYDVEGLKAHLRGRADRQQVHGASLREEEKSLQEESHKYGDIIFVDVVDTYRTVPYKLLYFYKWAVRNVDFSLLLKTDDDCYINVDEVLRNIYYKRLTRTNLWWGNFRQSWAVDRVGKWQELEYTSPVYPAFACGSGYGISRDLVEWLASNAEKLKVYQGEDVSMGIWMAAVGPQQYQDAGWLCEKECYVDMLSSPQHTVKELHILWDQKKNCGDPCGCSWHRK, via the exons ATGAGAAGTTTAGCACTGTTTATACTCCCGTGTGTTATCGCGGTGCTGGTGCATGAGTGGTGGCGCCTGACGGACCAAACCGAGTTCTTCTGGGATGTCTGGGCTTCAG acAACAGGAGGCCAGTGTATGAAGTTGTGGTTGGAGTTGTATCTGCCCGGAATCACCATGATCTTAGGGAGGCCATAAGAGGTACATGGATGGGATACCTCAAAGAAAACCCGGACTTTCGGAATCG GGTGCTGGTGAAATTTATTGTCGGTAAACATGGCTGTGCACTACCCGAAGAGGATCGAGAGGACCCATATTCTTGCACTCAGCTCAACCTCACTGAACCAG TGGCCATGCAGGATGTAACCATTCTAAACAAGCCTGATGATTTGATGCCATCTGATGTCTCCGCCATATGTTTGGATTTCAAGGTCCTCCATCCTGTAGTAATCACGCACCTGGGTGTGTTTCCCAGTGGCCCACAAAAGGATTTCACTGGGAATGTCACAATAAAGTTATTCCCAGTGGACCAAAAG GAACCTGTTGTGACTGCTCGCCTTACTACACTAAGTCCAGGTGTCTATATGGATGGGATCTGGTATAAAGGCGTGGAACAGTTCATCTTGCCCAAG GGTTTTGAGGGTAATCTGTTATGGGAGAGCCAGGATCCAGCAGGTTTGATGACTCTCAACGTGTCCAAGGTTCAGCTCAACACTGGTGGAGGAGTGATTAAGTTAGGACTT ataGAAGAGGGAACTCTGCCTCACAGAAATGCACATGGTTTTCCAGGACTAGCTGGAGGATTCATTTTCTCCATTTATG ATGTGGAGGGACTTAAGGCACACCTGCGTGGCCGTGCAGACAGACAGCAGGTCCATGGAGCCAGCCTAAGGGAGGAAGAAAAATCCCTGCAGGAGGAGAGTCACAAATATGGGGACATTATTTTTGTTGATGTCGTGGACACATACAGGACTGTACCTTATAAACTGCTGTACTTTTACAAATG GGCGGTGAGGAATGTTGACTTCAGTCTGCTACTGAAGACGGATGATGATTGTTACATCAATGTGGATGAAGTATTAAGGAACATTTACTACAAGAGACTGACGAGGACTAATCTATGGTGGGGAAA TTTTCGACAGAGCTGGGCTGTGGATCGTGTAGGGAAGTGGCAGGAATTGGAGTACACTAGTCCAGTGTATCCAGCCTTTGCATGTGGCTCTGGATATGGGATTTCCAGAGACTTAGTGGAGTGGCTGGCCAGCAATGCAGAGAAGCTTAAAGTTTATCAG GGAGAGGATGTGAGCATGGGAATATGGATGGCTGCAGTAGGACCTCAGCAATAtcag GATGCAGGCTGGCTATGTGAGAAGGAATGCTATGTGGACATGCTATCATCACCACAGCATACAGTGAAGGAGCTACACATTCTCTgggatcagaaaaaaaactgtgggGATCCATGTGGCTGTTCTTGGCATCGCAAATAA